A window of Enoplosus armatus isolate fEnoArm2 chromosome 3, fEnoArm2.hap1, whole genome shotgun sequence contains these coding sequences:
- the kdm5ba gene encoding lysine (K)-specific demethylase 5Ba, which produces MTQPQLNEFIPPPECPVFEPSWEEFADPFAYINKIRPIAEKTGICKVRPPPDWQPPFACDVDRLKFTPRIQRLNELEAQTRVKLNFLDQIAKFWELQGCTLKIPHVERKILDLYQLNKLVNEEGGFDAVCRERRWTKISVKMGFAPGKAIGSHLRAHYERILYPYNLFQTGDNLPRATLTNDTKDKEYTPHDLPQRQSVQPQETCSIARRAKRMRSERGCVKTEPGEVCENRPNLRRRMGTYSSKPEPVRMAVTEVKKEPVEHEHPTDYEETVLNKINIPPVSKVDQYMCLVCGSGTAEDRLLLCDGCDDSYHIFCLIPPLHDVPKGDWRCPKCLAQECGKPPVAFGFEQASRSYTLQTFGDMADSFKSDYFNMPVHMVPTELVEKEFWRLVSTIEEDVTVEYGADIASKEFGSGFPVSNSHFEVPPEDEHYLSSGWNLNNMPVLDASVLTHITADICGMKLPWLYVGMCFSSFCWHIEDHWSYSINYLHWGEPKTWYGAPGYAAEHLESVMKNLAPELFESQPDLLHQLVTIMNPNTLMNNGVPIYRTNQCAGEFVITFPRAYHSGFNQGFNFAEAVNFCTMDWMPVGRNCVAHYRQLSRYCVFSHDEMVCNMAYKADTMDVELASAVQKEMTVMVQEEEKLREKMNKMGVVQSRQVDYEVLPDEERQCCKCRTTCYLSGITCACSPGKMVCLYHAQDLCSCPHSNLTLHYKFTLDKLYPMMASVTLRAESYKDWLCNVQDILENNGNKKRGLEELHSLVEQAETKAFPQIRLLNQLRVITSEADKVAVMAQQLLNGKRQTRYRSGGGKSQNQNELTVEELRSFVRQFDSLPCNIRQAPLLKDLLTRVDDFRQRSQRLLSDESPSPLELQDLLDVSLGLDVELPQLPLLRERLEQSRWLEAVQQASGRPESLCLDTMRRLIDQGVGLAPHSSVERAMARLQELLTVSEQWEERVLSLMDARPCHSIETLDAALQEVENIPAYLPNCLQLKDVITKAKKWLHEAEALQLGGRIPVLDSLSELVLRAEGIPVRLDPLSRLEALVSDVQTWKESAAKTFLLKNSPFSLLEVLCPRCDVGTVHQKSRSKKSKEATQISKKSATKLESLCDVERALSESKDSASAMATLAEVRQREMEILLALRTSNESKLLPAENCCALSVCVCQKAPSGAMAQCELCREVFHCGCVTTTADLEYGQAWLCPLCQRSRKPPLDKVLPLLASLQRIRVRLPEGDALRFLIERTVRWQHRVQQACTEGVLEKVSKMGRLGPRISSHLTQEINGSLFHTEHQSVPLQGLGPELEELMVEGFLLQVTLPETEQLYRYLLYKLAPLPTQSAPCGNNTEQDQQSQRGSPHHNKNGVSSLKKEAVNGQSKRTKRRKESSDSQHSEKAKKCRKKKSKKSKEKSEEAKRTCSPTHTVSDPAPSDSEEDYSLCAAPWCREPEGDEVNWVQCDGSCNQWFHQVCVGLSAERAEKEDYICISCTQPDYNRGE; this is translated from the exons ATGACTCAACCTCAGCTGAATGAGTTCATTCCCCCTCCGGAGTGCCCTGTTTTTGAGCCCAGCTGGGAGGAATTTGCCGACCCTTTTGCGTACATCAACAAAATACGACCCATTGCAGAGAAAACTGGCATCTGCAAAGTCCGCCCGCCGCCG GACTGGCAGCCACCATTCGCCTGTGATGTTGACAGACTGAAATTCACACCACGGATACAAAGACTTAATGAGTTGGAG gCTCAGACCAGAGTTAAGCTCAACTTCCTTGATCAAATAGCGAAATTCTGGGAGCTTCAAGGATGCACTCTGAAAATCCCTCACGTGGAAAGAAAGATTTTGGATCTTTACCAGCTGAATAAG CTGGTGAATGAGGAGGGAGGCTTCGATGCAGTCTGCAGAGAGCGGCGCTGGACGAAGATATCTGTCAAGATGGGCTTTGCTCCAGGCAAGGCTATTGGCTCTCATCTGCGGGCACACTATGAGAGGATCCTCTACCCATATAACCTGTTCCAGACTGGAGACAATCTGCCT AGGGCCACCTTGACCAATGACACTAAAGATAAGGAATACACTCCTCACGACCTGCCGCAGCGGCAGTCTGTCCAGCCCCAGGAGACCTGCAGCATCGCTCGCCGAGCGAAACGAATGAGATCTGAA AGAGGCTGTGTTAAAACCGAACCTGGGGAAGTTTGTGAGAATCGTCCCAATCTCAGGAGGAGGATGGGAACATATTCTTCCAAACCAGAACCTG TGAGAATGGCGGTCACTGAGGTGAAGAAGGAGCCCGTTGAACATGAGCATCCAACAGATTATGAAGAAACTGTATTGAATAAGATAAACATACCTCCCGTGAGTAAA GTGGACCAGTACATGTGCTTGGTATGTGGAAGTGGGACTGCTGAGGACcgactgctgctgtgtgacgGCTGTGACGACAGCTATCACATCTTCTGTCTGATCCCTCCCCTCCACGACGTCCCCAAAGGCGACTGGAGATGCCCCAAGTGTCTGGCTCAG GAATGTGGCAAACCTCCTGTCGCGTTTGGCTTTGAGCAGGCAAGCAGGAGCTACACCCTCCAAACGTTTGGAGATATGGCCGATTCCTTCAAGTCTGACTATTTCAACATGCCAGTTCAT ATGGTTCCTACTGAGCTAGTGGAGAAGGAGTTCTGGCGTCTAGTCAGTACCATTGAGGAGGACGTCACAGTCGAGTACGGAGCAGACATCGCCTCCAAGGAGTTTGGGAGTGGTTTCCCTGTGAGCAACAGCCATTTTGAAGTCCCTCCTGAGGATGAG CATTACCTGAGCAGCGGCTGGAACCTGAACAACATGCCGGTGCTGGATGCTTCCGTGCTGACTCACATTACAGCCGACATCTGTGGGATGAAGTTACCCTGGCTGTATGTGGGCATGTGCTTCTCGTCCTTCTGCTGGCACATCGAGGACCACTGGAGCTACTCCATAAACTACCTTCACTG GGGGGAGCCGAAGACGTGGTATGGGGCTCCTGGTTACGCTGCGGAGCACCTAGAGTCGGTCATGAAGAATCTGGCACCTGAGCTGTTTGAGTCCCAGCCGGACCTCCTTCACCAGCTGGTCACCATCATGAATCCCAACACGCTGATGAACAACGGTGTCCCG ATTTATCGCACCAACCAGTGTGCAGGCGAGTTTGTCATCACTTTCCCCAGAGCTTACCACAGTGGATTCAACCAGGGGTTCAACTTTGCTGAAGCTGTCAACTTTTGCACCATGGACTGG ATGCCTGTTGGCCGTAACTGTGTGGCACACTATCGCCAGCTGAGCAGGTACTGTGTCTTCTCCCATGATGAGATGGTTTGTAACATGGCCTATAAAGCAGACACGATGGATGTCGAGCTGGCGTCAGCAGTGCAGAAGGAGATGACCGTCATGGtccaagaagaagagaagctgagagagaaaatgaacaagATG GGTGTGGTGCAATCTCGACAAGTTGATTATGAGGTGCTCCCCGACGAGGAGCGGCAGTGCTGCAAGTGTCGGACCACCTGCTACCTGTCTGGCATCACCTGTGCCTGCAGCCCTGGCAAGATGGTTTGTCTGTACCACGCCCAGGACCTCTGCTCCTGTCCTCATAGCAACCTTACACTCCA TTATAAGTTTACACTGGACAAGTTGTATCCCATGATGGCATCAGTGACGCTGCGTGCTGAGTCCTATAAAGACTGGCTCTGTAATGTGCAGGACATCCTGGAGAACAACGGAAACAAGAAAAGAG GTTTGGAGGAGCTTCACAGCCTGGTGGAGCAGGCGGAAACAAAGGCTTTCCCACAAATCAGGCTCCTAAATCAGCTGCGTGTCATCACCTCAGAGGCTGATAAAGTTGCTGTGATGGCACAACAGCTTCTCAATGGAAAGAGGCAGACGAG gtATCGTTCTGGAGGAGGAAAGTCTCAAAACCAGAACGAGTTGACTGTGGAGGAGCTGAGGTCTTTTGTCCGACAGTTTGACAGCCTGCCGTGCAACATCCGACAGGCTCCTTTACTGAAG GACCTGTTGACCCGGGTGGATGACTTCCGACAGCGCAGTCAGCGCCTCCTCTCTGACGAGTCACCCAGCCCGCTGGAGCTGCAGGACCTGCTGGACGTGAGCCTGGGCCTGGACGTGGAGCTGCCTCAGCTGCCCCTGCTGAGGGAGAGACTGGAGCAGTCCCGCTGGCTGGAGGCCGTGCAGCAAGCCAGCGGCCGGCCAGAAAGCCTCTGTCTGGACACCATGAGGAGGCTGATAGACCAGGGCGTGGGCTTGGCCCCTCACAGCTCTGTGGAAAGAGCCATGGCTCgactgcaggagctgctgactGTGTCGGAGCAGTGGGAGGAGCGGGTGCTCAGCCTCATGGATGCCAG GCCGTGTCACAGCATAGAGACACTTGATGCTGCTCTACAAGAAGTAGAAAACATCCCTGCCTATCTGCCCAACTGTCTGCAGCTGAAGGATGTCATCACCAAGGCCAAGAAATGGCTTCATGAGGCCGAAGCCCTCCAG CTCGGGGGACGTATTCCTGTGCTGGACAGCCTCTCTGAGCTGGTTCTCAGAGCAGAGGGCATCCCAGTGAGGCTCGACCCGCTGAGTCGACTGGAGGCCCTCGTCAGTGACGTTCAGACCTGGAAGGAGAGCGCAGCAAAGACATTCCTACTGAAAAactcccctttctctcttctcgAG gtgctTTGCCCCAGATGTGACGTAGGGACAGTGCATCAGAAGTCAAGATCTAAAAAATCAAAAGAAGCTACACAGATCAGTAAAAAATCTGCAACAAAACTGGAGTCTCTGTGTGACGTGGAGAGAGCTCTCTCTGAGAGCAAGgactctgcctctgct ATGGCCACTCTCGCGGAGGTCCgccagagggagatggagatcTTGTTGGCTCTGCGCACTTCAAATGAGTCCAAACTTCTTCCTGCTGAAAATTGTTGTGCActtagtgtttgtgtttgccaaAAGGCCCCTTCGGGTGCCATGGCGCAGTGCGAGCTTTGTCGAGAAGTTTTCCACTGCGGCTGCGTTACGACAACCGCAGACCTCGAGTACGGCCAAGCCTGGCTTTGCCCGCTTTGCCAGCGGTCGAGGAAACCCCCTCTGGACAAGGTCCTGCCCCTCTTGGCTTCACTGCAGAGGATTCGGGTTCGACTGCCAGAAGGGGACGCCCTGCGCTTCCTCATCGAGAGGACGGTGCGATGGCAGCACAGAGTCCAGCAGGCCTGCACAGAAGGAGTGCTGGAGAAAGTGTCCAAGATG gGGAGACTTGGACCCAGAatatcttctcatctgactcagGAAATAAATGGCTCACTTTTTCATACAGAGCACCAGTCTGTTCCACTCCAGG GTCTCGGTcctgagctggaggagctgatggTTGAGGGATTCCTGCTGCAGGTCACTCTGCCTGAAACCGAGCAGCTGTACAGATACCTGCTGTACAAACTGGCCCCCCTGCCGACACAGAGCGCCCCCTGTGGGAACAACACAGAACAGGACCAACAGTCTCAAAGAGGGAGCCCCCACCACAACAAG AATGGAGTTTCCAGTCTCAAAAAGGAGGCAGTGAACGGTCAGAGCAAAAGGACCAAGCGACGCAAGGAAAGCTCCGACTCTCAGCACAGCGAGAAGGCCAAGAAGTGCCGCAAAAAGAAGTctaagaaaagcaaagagaagagtGAAGAAGCCAAGAGGACGtgttctcccacacacacagtgtctgacCCTGCTCCTTCCGACTCAGAGGAGGACTACTCGCTGTGTGCTGCACCATGGTGCAGAGAGCCAGAGGGCGACGAG GTAAACTGGGTCCAATGCGACGGCAGCTGCAATCAGTGGTTCCACCAGGTCTGCGTGGGATTGTCTGCTGAGCGAGCAGAGAAGGAGGACTATATTTGCATAAGCTGCACACAGCCAGACTACAACAGAGGAGAATGA
- the nelfcd gene encoding negative elongation factor C/D isoform X1 has translation MDEEYYSGSGDWEGTDGNLEDYVEGENDGKIQEDCLQKFSSRDYIMEPAIFNTLKTYFQSGGSPEHVIQLLSENYSAVAQTVNLLAEWLIQMGVEPAQVQERVENHLKSLLIKHFDPQKADSIFTVEGETPAWLEQMIAHTTWRDLFYKLAEAHPDCLMLNFTVKLISDAGYQGEITSVSTACQQLEVFSRVLRTSLATLLDGGEENLEKNLPEFAKMVCHGEHTYLFAQAMMSILAQEEQGGSAVRRIGQEVQKSAHERGHDASQITLALGTAAAYPRACQALGAMLSKGALNPADITVLFKMFSSMDPPPVELIRVPAFLDLFMQSLFKPGSKINQDHKHKYIHILAYAASVVETWKKNKRVNINKDELKSTSKAIETVHNLCCNENKGATELVAELGTLYQCIRFPVVAMGVLKWVDWTVSEPRYFQLQTDHTPVHLALLDEICTCHQLLHPQVLQLLIKLFETEHSQLDVMEQMELKKTLLDRMVHLLSRGYVLPVVGYIRKCLEKLNTDISLIRYFVTEVLDVIAPPYTSDFVQLFLPILENDSIAGTIRTEGEHDPVAEFIAHCKSNFIMIN, from the exons ATGGACGAGGAATATTACAGCGGCAGTGGAGACTGGGAAGGCACGGACGGTAACTTG GAGGATTATGTTGAAGGAGAAAATGATGGGAAAATCCAGGAAGATTGTCTGCAGAAATTCTCCAGCAGGGATTACATCATGGAGCCTGCCATCTTCAACACCCTCAAAAC GTATTTCCAGTCAGGTGGCTCTCCAGAACATGTCATCCAGCTTCTCTCTGAGAACTACTCTGCTGTGGCTCAGACCGTTAATTTGCTGGCAGAGTGGCTCATCCAGATGG GTGTAGAGCCTGCTCAGGTCCAAGAGCGAGTAGAAAATCACCTCAAGAGTCTCCTGATAAAACACTTCGATCCTCAGAAAGCAGATTCCATTTTCACtgtggagggagag actCCTGCTTGGCTCGAGCAGATGATTGCACACACCACGTGGAGAGATCTTTTCTATAAGCTGGCAGAGGCTCACCCAGACTGCCTGATGCTCAACTTCACCGTAAAG ctcatTTCAGATGCAGGTTATCAGGGTGAGATCACCAGCGTGTCCACCGCGTGTCAGCAGCTGGAGGTTTTCTCCCGGGTGTTGAGGACGTCTTTGGCCACGCTGctggatggaggagaagaaaacctGGAGAAGAACCTGCCAGAGTTTGCT AAGATGGTGTGTCACGGCGAGCACACCTACCTCTTTGCCCAGGCCATGATGTCCATCCTCGCTCAGGAGGAACAGGGCGGTTCAGCTGTTCGGAGGATCGGCCAGGAGGTGCAGAAGTCAGCACATGAGAG AGGTCATGATGCCAGTCAGATAACCCTCGCGCTCGGCACAGCGGCAGCCTACCCTCGAGCCTGCCAGGCCCTGGGTGCCATGTTGTCCAAAGGAGCCCTGAATCCTGCAGATATCACAGTCCTGTTCAAGATGTTTAGCAGCATGGACCCTCCTCCTGTGGAGCTG ATCAGAGTGCCTGCTTTCCTCGACCTGTTCATGCAGTCGCTGTTTAAACCTGGATCAAAGATCAACCaagaccacaaacacaaatacatccaCATCTTGGCCTACGCTGCCAGTGTGGTTGAAACGTGGAAAAAG AACAAGCGAGTGAACATCAACAAAGATGAGCTGAAGTCGACTTCCAAGGCCATAGAGACTGTGCACAACCTGTGCTGCAATGAGAACAAAGGAGCTACAGAGCTGGTGGCTGAACTCGGCACTTTGTATCAGTGCATCCG gttTCCAGTAGTTGCTATGGGCGTTTTGAAATGGGTGGACTGGACGGTGTCTGAGCCGCGGTACttccagctgcagacagaccaCACTCCAGTACATTTAGCTTTACTGGACGAG ATCTGTACGTGTCACCAGCTGCTGCACCCGCAGGTGCTCCAGCTGCTCATCAAGCTTTTTGAGACGGAGCACTCTCAGCTGGATGTCATGGAGCAG ATGGAGCTGAAGAAGACTCTGCTGGACCGAATGGTTCATCTGCTGAGCCGCGGCTACGTCCTGCCTGTAGTTGGTTACATTCGCAAGTGTTTGGAGAAACTCAACACAGATATCTCCCTCATTAGATATTTTGTCACTGAG GTGCTGGATGTGATCGCGCCTCCCTACACATCTGACTTTGTTCAGCTCTTCCTTCCCATCCTGGAGAACGACAGCATCGCAGGAACCATCCGCACAGAGGGAGAACACGACCCGGTTGCAGAGTTCATTG ctcattgcaAGTCAAACTTCATCATGATAAACTGA
- the nelfcd gene encoding negative elongation factor C/D isoform X2 codes for MDEEYYSGSGDWEGTDGNLDYVEGENDGKIQEDCLQKFSSRDYIMEPAIFNTLKTYFQSGGSPEHVIQLLSENYSAVAQTVNLLAEWLIQMGVEPAQVQERVENHLKSLLIKHFDPQKADSIFTVEGETPAWLEQMIAHTTWRDLFYKLAEAHPDCLMLNFTVKLISDAGYQGEITSVSTACQQLEVFSRVLRTSLATLLDGGEENLEKNLPEFAKMVCHGEHTYLFAQAMMSILAQEEQGGSAVRRIGQEVQKSAHERGHDASQITLALGTAAAYPRACQALGAMLSKGALNPADITVLFKMFSSMDPPPVELIRVPAFLDLFMQSLFKPGSKINQDHKHKYIHILAYAASVVETWKKNKRVNINKDELKSTSKAIETVHNLCCNENKGATELVAELGTLYQCIRFPVVAMGVLKWVDWTVSEPRYFQLQTDHTPVHLALLDEICTCHQLLHPQVLQLLIKLFETEHSQLDVMEQMELKKTLLDRMVHLLSRGYVLPVVGYIRKCLEKLNTDISLIRYFVTEVLDVIAPPYTSDFVQLFLPILENDSIAGTIRTEGEHDPVAEFIAHCKSNFIMIN; via the exons ATGGACGAGGAATATTACAGCGGCAGTGGAGACTGGGAAGGCACGGACGGTAACTTG GATTATGTTGAAGGAGAAAATGATGGGAAAATCCAGGAAGATTGTCTGCAGAAATTCTCCAGCAGGGATTACATCATGGAGCCTGCCATCTTCAACACCCTCAAAAC GTATTTCCAGTCAGGTGGCTCTCCAGAACATGTCATCCAGCTTCTCTCTGAGAACTACTCTGCTGTGGCTCAGACCGTTAATTTGCTGGCAGAGTGGCTCATCCAGATGG GTGTAGAGCCTGCTCAGGTCCAAGAGCGAGTAGAAAATCACCTCAAGAGTCTCCTGATAAAACACTTCGATCCTCAGAAAGCAGATTCCATTTTCACtgtggagggagag actCCTGCTTGGCTCGAGCAGATGATTGCACACACCACGTGGAGAGATCTTTTCTATAAGCTGGCAGAGGCTCACCCAGACTGCCTGATGCTCAACTTCACCGTAAAG ctcatTTCAGATGCAGGTTATCAGGGTGAGATCACCAGCGTGTCCACCGCGTGTCAGCAGCTGGAGGTTTTCTCCCGGGTGTTGAGGACGTCTTTGGCCACGCTGctggatggaggagaagaaaacctGGAGAAGAACCTGCCAGAGTTTGCT AAGATGGTGTGTCACGGCGAGCACACCTACCTCTTTGCCCAGGCCATGATGTCCATCCTCGCTCAGGAGGAACAGGGCGGTTCAGCTGTTCGGAGGATCGGCCAGGAGGTGCAGAAGTCAGCACATGAGAG AGGTCATGATGCCAGTCAGATAACCCTCGCGCTCGGCACAGCGGCAGCCTACCCTCGAGCCTGCCAGGCCCTGGGTGCCATGTTGTCCAAAGGAGCCCTGAATCCTGCAGATATCACAGTCCTGTTCAAGATGTTTAGCAGCATGGACCCTCCTCCTGTGGAGCTG ATCAGAGTGCCTGCTTTCCTCGACCTGTTCATGCAGTCGCTGTTTAAACCTGGATCAAAGATCAACCaagaccacaaacacaaatacatccaCATCTTGGCCTACGCTGCCAGTGTGGTTGAAACGTGGAAAAAG AACAAGCGAGTGAACATCAACAAAGATGAGCTGAAGTCGACTTCCAAGGCCATAGAGACTGTGCACAACCTGTGCTGCAATGAGAACAAAGGAGCTACAGAGCTGGTGGCTGAACTCGGCACTTTGTATCAGTGCATCCG gttTCCAGTAGTTGCTATGGGCGTTTTGAAATGGGTGGACTGGACGGTGTCTGAGCCGCGGTACttccagctgcagacagaccaCACTCCAGTACATTTAGCTTTACTGGACGAG ATCTGTACGTGTCACCAGCTGCTGCACCCGCAGGTGCTCCAGCTGCTCATCAAGCTTTTTGAGACGGAGCACTCTCAGCTGGATGTCATGGAGCAG ATGGAGCTGAAGAAGACTCTGCTGGACCGAATGGTTCATCTGCTGAGCCGCGGCTACGTCCTGCCTGTAGTTGGTTACATTCGCAAGTGTTTGGAGAAACTCAACACAGATATCTCCCTCATTAGATATTTTGTCACTGAG GTGCTGGATGTGATCGCGCCTCCCTACACATCTGACTTTGTTCAGCTCTTCCTTCCCATCCTGGAGAACGACAGCATCGCAGGAACCATCCGCACAGAGGGAGAACACGACCCGGTTGCAGAGTTCATTG ctcattgcaAGTCAAACTTCATCATGATAAACTGA